Sequence from the Hamadaea flava genome:
CGCCGAATACCGCAAACCGCAGGACTTCACCGGCCAGCGCGTCACCGTGGTGGGCGGCGGCAACTCCGGCGCCCAGATCGCCGCCGACCTCACCGGCCACGCCGCCGAGGTCCGCTGGTGCACGCTGCGGCCGCCTCGGTTTCTACCCGACGACGTCGACGGCCGGATCCTGTTCCAGCTGGCCAACCGCCGCTACCGCGCCCTGCAAGCCGGACAGCCGACGCCGGCCGGGATCGGCGAACTCGGCGACATCGTCGCGGTGGAGGCCGTCCGCGCCGCCCGGGACGGCGGACACCGCACCGCCTGGCCGATGTTCACCAGCCTCGGCACCGACGGACCCCGCTGGGCCGACGGTTCCGCCTGGGCGTGTGACGCGGTCGTCTGGGCCACCGGATTCCGGCCCGCCCTCGCACATCTGGCCCCGCTGAAACTGTCCCGCGAACACGGGCACCCTGTCACCGACGGCACTCGAAGTGTCGACGAACCGCGGCTGCATCTGCTCGGCTACGGCGACTGGACCGGCCCCGCCTCAGCCACCCTGATCGGGGTAGGCCCAGCTGCCCGCACCATGGCCACCCAGATCGCCGCGACCCTAGACCAGTGACCGCAGCGCCGTCAGCGTCGCGTCGACGTCGGCTTCGCTGTGATAGTGCAGGAACCCCACCCGCACCGCCCCACCGGTGATGCCGAGGGCGTCGAACACCGCCGGCGCGTGGAACATGCCCGCACCGGCCGCGATCCCCCGGCTGGCCAAGGCTTTCGCGACCTCGACCGGGGCGTGGCCCGGCACGGTGAGCGCGAACGTCGCGGTACGGCCGTCCATCGCCGGAAGGCCGTGCAACCGGATCCCGTCCGGCAGACCATCGAGGAACCGCTGCCCGAGCCGCCGTTCGTGATCGACGATCGCGGCCCAGCCGACGCTGTCGACATATTCGAGGGCGGCGACCAAGCCGGCGAGGGCTTCGAACGCCAGGGTGCCGTGCTCGAATCGGGCCGCGCCCGGCGCGGCAACGGCGTGGGCCGCCTGATGCGGCCGCCACCGGTCGGCGACCCGCTCACGGACGTAGAACAGACCAAGGTGCGGGCCGAAGAACTTGTACGCCGAGCAGATCGCCACATCCACCCCCAGCTCGCCGACCACGGTCGGGAAGTGCGGTGCCCAGTGAGTGGCGTCGGCCCAGGCGATCGCCCCAGCCGCGTGCGCCAGCTGGACGACGGCAGCCACGTCTACCGCAGTGCCGGTCGCGTTGTTGGCGTACGGGAACGCCACGATCCGCGTCCGCTGCCCGATCGCCGCGGCAAGGGCGACCATGTCGAGCCGGCCGTCACCGTCGAGACCCACTGTCTTCACGACCAGACCCCGGTCGGCGGCGGCCTGCGTCCACGGGGCGATGTTCGCATCATGATCCAGGGCGGTGACCACAATCTCATCGCCCGCGACCACATCCCGGGTCGCCGCCCGCGACAGGTTGAAGTTCACCGAGGTCGCG
This genomic interval carries:
- a CDS encoding ArsO family NAD(P)H-dependent flavin-containing monooxygenase; protein product: MNTRPRHHDVLVIGGGQAGLAAGFYLRRHAIDFTILDAGHTPGGQWPHSWDSLRLFSPAQFSSLPGWPMPPVAGYPDAAHVVDYLTRYEHRYQLPIHRSTRVAAVRRDDDGFLVDTSSGPWTARIVVSATGTWWRPFLPALARGSAYAGAQLHTAEYRKPQDFTGQRVTVVGGGNSGAQIAADLTGHAAEVRWCTLRPPRFLPDDVDGRILFQLANRRYRALQAGQPTPAGIGELGDIVAVEAVRAARDGGHRTAWPMFTSLGTDGPRWADGSAWACDAVVWATGFRPALAHLAPLKLSREHGHPVTDGTRSVDEPRLHLLGYGDWTGPASATLIGVGPAARTMATQIAATLDQ
- a CDS encoding cysteine desulfurase-like protein, coding for MGALPIESVRVFFPAFANGVIRLDGPGGSQTPQPVLDAITGYLSASNANLGGVFAASEATGDLVAGARAAAAAFLGAASPAEVGFGFNATSVNFNLSRAATRDVVAGDEIVVTALDHDANIAPWTQAAADRGLVVKTVGLDGDGRLDMVALAAAIGQRTRIVAFPYANNATGTAVDVAAVVQLAHAAGAIAWADATHWAPHFPTVVGELGVDVAICSAYKFFGPHLGLFYVRERVADRWRPHQAAHAVAAPGAARFEHGTLAFEALAGLVAALEYVDSVGWAAIVDHERRLGQRFLDGLPDGIRLHGLPAMDGRTATFALTVPGHAPVEVAKALASRGIAAGAGMFHAPAVFDALGITGGAVRVGFLHYHSEADVDATLTALRSLV